The Equus caballus isolate H_3958 breed thoroughbred chromosome 12, TB-T2T, whole genome shotgun sequence genome contains a region encoding:
- the LOC138916795 gene encoding olfactory receptor 8J1-like, with amino-acid sequence MAPGNFTRVTEFILTGVSDRPELQIPLFFVFLVIYGLTVAGNLSIITLTSVDSRLQTPMYFFLRHLAIINLGNSTVIAPKMLINFLVKKKTIFYYECAIQLGVFLVFIVAEVFMLAVMAYDRYVAICNPLLYMVVVSRQVCLLLVSLTYLYSFFIALLASSSIFSMSYCSCNVINHYFCDTVPLLALSCSDTYFPETVVFISAATDLFFSMIIVLVSYFNIVLSILRIHSSEGRKKAFSTCASHMMAVTVFYGTMLFMYVQPPTNHSMDTDKMASVFYTVVIPMLNPMIYSLRNKDVKAALWRFLPNSCCSFKLM; translated from the coding sequence ATGGCTCCTGGAAATTTCACCCGGGTCACTGAGTTTATTCTCACAGGTGTCTCCGACCGTCCAGAACTCCAGATTCcactcttctttgttttcctggtCATCTATGGACTGACTGTGGCAGGAAATCTGAGCATCATCACTCTCACCAGTGTTGACTCTCGACTTCAGACccccatgtattttttcctcCGACATTTGGCTATCATCAATCTTGGCAATTCTACTGTCATAGCCCCAAAAATGCTGATCaattttttggtaaagaagaaaaCCATCTTCTACTATGAATGTGCCATCCAACTGGGAGTCTTCTTGGTTTTCATTGTAGCTGAGGTCTTCATGTTagctgtgatggcctatgaccgctatgtggccatctgcaatcCCCTCCTCTACATGGTGGTGGTATCTCGGCAGGTCTGCCTTCTGCTGGTATCCCTCACTTACCTCTATAGCTTTTTCATAGCTCTTCTGGCTTCATCTTCTATATTCTCCATGTCTTATTGCTCTTGCAATGTCATCAATCATTATTTCTGTGATACCGTCCCTTTGTTAGCATTGTCCTGCTCTGATACTTACTTTCCAGAAACAGTAGTTTTTATATCTGCAGctacagatttgtttttttccatgATTATAGTTCTTGTATCTTATTTCAACATTGTTTTGTCCATTCTAAGGATACActcatcagaaggaaggaaaaaagcctTTTCCACATGTGCTTCACATATGATGGCAGTAACGGTTTTCTATGGAACAATGCTCTTCATGTACGTGCAGCCTCCAACTAACCATTCAATGGATACTGATAAAATGGCTTCCGTGTTTTACACAGTGGTGATTCCAATGCTGAATCCCATGATCTACAGCCTGCGGAATAAGGATGTGAAGGCTGCCCTTTGGAGATTTCTGCCAAACTcatgctgttcttttaaattaatgTGA
- the OR8K1C gene encoding olfactory receptor family 8 subfamily K member 1C isoform X1 — protein sequence MRIKTVANQSRFSIKVTKMNHMENQNHTAVTKVTEYILMGITDNPGLQAPLLGVFLIIYLVTVMGNLGMVILTHLDSKLHTPMYFFLRHLSITDLGYCTVIGPKMMANFAVHKNTISYTCCAIQLVFFEIFIITELFILSAMAYDRYVAVCKPLLYVIIMAEKVCWGLVVTPYLYSTFVSLFLTIRLFNSSFCGSNIISYFYCDSLPLISMLCSDTHELELIILIFSGCNLLSSLFIVLLSYTFIFVAILRMNSTERRYKAFSTCSSHLTVVAVFYGTLLFIYLKPKSSHIFDIDKMASVFYTLLIPMLNPLIYSLRNKDVKDALKRTLTNQCKMFI from the exons ATGAGGATTAAAACAGTAGCAAACCAAAGCAGATTCTCTATCAAG GTTACCAAGATGAATCATATGGAGAACCAGAATCATACTGCAGTGACCAAGGTGACTGAATATATTCTCATGGGGATCACTGACAACCCTGGGCTGCAGGCACCTCTCCTTGGAGTCTTCCTCATCATATACTTGGTCACAGTGATGGGTAATCTGGGCATGGTTATCTTAACTCATTTAGACTCCAAGCTACATactcccatgtactttttccttaGACATTTGTCGATTACTGATCTTGGTTACTGCACTGTCATTGGCCCAAAAATGATGGCAAACTTCGCAGTGCACAAAAATACAATTTCCTACACTTGCTGTGCCATCCAGCTAGTGTTCTTTGAGATTTTCATCATCACTGAACTGTTTATTCTTTCAGCAATGGCCTATGATCGCTATGTAGCTGTCTGCAAACCTCTTCTCTATGTGATCATCATGGCAGAGAAAGTGTGTTGGGGACTAGTAGTCACTCCTTATCTCTACAGTACATTTGTTTCACTATTTCTCACAATTAGGTTGTTTAACTCATCCTTCTGTGGCTCTAACATCATCAGTTATTTTTACTGTGACAGTCTACCTCTGATATCCATGCTGTGTTCTGACACACATGAATTAGAATTGATCATCCTGATCTTTTCAGGCTGCAAtttgctctcttccctcttcATTGTTCTTCTATCCTATACGTTTATTTTTGTGGCCATTCTCAGAATGAACTCAACTGAGAGGAGGTacaaagccttctccacctgtagCTCCCATCTGACAGTGGTGGCTGTGTTCTATggaacattattatttatttacctgAAACCCAAATCCAGCCACATTTTTGATATTGATAAAATGGCTTCTGTATTTTATACCTTACTGATCCCTATGCTGAATCCATTGATTTATAGCTTAAGGAACAAAGACGTAAAAGATGCTCTGAAAAGAACTTTAACTAATCAATGTAAAATGTTCATTTAA
- the OR8K1C gene encoding olfactory receptor family 8 subfamily K member 1C (The RefSeq protein has 2 substitutions, 1 frameshift compared to this genomic sequence), which produces MNHMENQNHTAVTKVTEFILMGITDNPGLQAPLLGVFLIIYLVTVMGNLGMVILTHLDSKLHTPMYFFLRHLSITDLGYSTVIGPKMMANFAVHKNTISYTCCAIQLVFFEIFIITELFILSAMAYDRYVAVCKPLLYVIIMAEKVCWGLVVTPYLYSTFVSLFLTIRLFNSSFCGSNIISYFYCDSLPLISMLCSDTHELELIILIFSGCNLLSSLFIVLLSYTFIFVAILRMNSTERRYKAFSTCSSHLTVVAVFYGTLLFIYLKPKSSHIFDIDKMASVLLYLTDPYAESIDL; this is translated from the exons ATGAATCATATGGAGAACCAGAATCATACTGCAGTGACCAAGGTGACTGAATATATTCTCATGGGGATCACTGACAACCCTGGGCTGCAGGCACCTCTCCTTGGAGTCTTCCTCATCATATACTTGGTCACAGTGATGGGTAATCTGGGCATGGTTATCTTAACTCATTTAGACTCCAAGCTACATactcccatgtactttttccttaGACATTTGTCGATTACTGATCTTGGTTACTGCACTGTCATTGGCCCAAAAATGATGGCAAACTTCGCAGTGCACAAAAATACAATTTCCTACACTTGCTGTGCCATCCAGCTAGTGTTCTTTGAGATTTTCATCATCACTGAACTGTTTATTCTTTCAGCAATGGCCTATGATCGCTATGTAGCTGTCTGCAAACCTCTTCTCTATGTGATCATCATGGCAGAGAAAGTGTGTTGGGGACTAGTAGTCACTCCTTATCTCTACAGTACATTTGTTTCACTATTTCTCACAATTAGGTTGTTTAACTCATCCTTCTGTGGCTCTAACATCATCAGTTATTTTTACTGTGACAGTCTACCTCTGATATCCATGCTGTGTTCTGACACACATGAATTAGAATTGATCATCCTGATCTTTTCAGGCTGCAAtttgctctcttccctcttcATTGTTCTTCTATCCTATACGTTTATTTTTGTGGCCATTCTCAGAATGAACTCAACTGAGAGGAGGTacaaagccttctccacctgtagCTCCCATCTGACAGTGGTGGCTGTGTTCTATggaacattattatttatttacctgAAACCCAAATCCAGCCACATTTTTGATATTGATAAAATGGCTTCTG TTTTATACCTTACTGATCCCTATGCTGAATCCATTGATTTATAG